In Solanum lycopersicum chromosome 3, SLM_r2.1, the genomic stretch ataatcatattcatcgcGAAAACATAATATACCTCTAAATCTACCAacaatcatacccaacctaaaattcattgggagctagtgacaaggacatacaaaagggaacaaccctagttttcggaatgaatatcttgaaccttaaggggtctcttgggaaagggaccaagagagaagaaaacccataccttaatcgatgttcaaactttaaatgttgctgcccggaaaactcctccaaaccactcccaattcacttcaacgtaCACCTCACTCAACAAatctctcttagccttgacgttttgattactttttcttttgcttaaattttttttttttgagttcttcaagcatgaaaattgttgatattttggcagaattaatgtgaggaagatggagaacgtgagagagggagttaagaagcgtgagagagagaggactaATTGggttaggagactaattcaagaattagtcaaataacattaaaataaataaatacaaatctattttatttatttatttatttattcatttaaaacgtgaaaggacaattatgcccttaaatacctatttattcttatttacataattctctctttttttttgaatcgttacaatagagatgaaaaaaattcatatatgattataatttgtatatattagtagttatatacaaattattcaagttaagtatatattaagtttatatattattgtagtATATACAAAGTCATTTGGACAATTGTATATATTGACATGTTTAAGTACCATATTCATGTACACATACTAATATACAAAAACGTacgtttgtatatatatacaaaaggaAAGCAATTAcaaatgtatatttaatttatactttttttttgttatgtatacaaaaaatgtatttatatgtagACCTTGATTGAAATAATGTAGTTTTTTCCTGTTTTTTTTAGGTCGTCAAATTTATTTGCAAGAATCGTGAAAAAAGTACAGTTCACATGCAATGTATATGCAAATCAATACATTAAATGAGCTTCAGAACAAACTGCCTTCAAATCAATATAATCGTATATGTACATCATCGTATTTTGCAACACTTTTATACAATCATTCACTGAAATCATATGTACAGTTAATACAACACTTTTATACAATCAGATTAGTAAATAATGACAAACTTAAATTTACACTAATCTTCTttctaaaatacaaataatactccaaaaatatatatatataattgtatccTATGGGTTTTCatcgtaaattttttttatattttttcaacatatacATTACTTCATTATTTGTACATGCAAAATTAGAAATCACAGAACGTATACTACACAACTATATCATAGGTAATGCAAATAGATACAAAACTAACTTTCATacttatatacaattaaataacaCAACCTTTGTatacaaaaaaaacttaatatacAACTGCAAATTGAAATTACTGCTACAATGTACTGTCGTTTACGATAAACATTGAAATcagttttcaaaagaaaaacactccaaaaaatattatatacacTTACCTTATGGACATATACAATTCTCAACACACTAAGGAACACACGTATATCCAATAGAACATTGTATAATTATtgcaataataaacataaattttcaTTCAATGAACCATTACCTGTATTCAAATATacggaaaacaaaaaaaaatagatgaaatgcTGCTTCGTCAAAGCGCAAAGAAAGTTTATCTTGTCTTTCAATTGCTGTatacttcttatttttttaaaaaataaataaatatatttgaacgTTTATCTTAAATTATGGcattatctaaatttattgttagcTTATTTAACGCTTCATTTATAAaccattttttctaaaagaaaattgtttaaataaaaaacaaaagaaacattatatacaacattaaaaatatctaaataactaaattatacCCAACTAAATAAACTATAGCCaatgttatttaatcaattaagttTGGCatgaaatttcctttttaagttGAGCCCAATTGAGGTTGATCATCCAAAGTGGATGTAGCCCATCATAGcgtaaaccctaaccctaaaggCAGCAGCTTCGTTTCTGTCTCTCACACTCGCTATATATACATTGTTGTGCGATTTTCTTGAATCTATCTGTCACAGGCCAACCCTAAATTGTATCCCCCTCCCTACCGCCTCCATTCATGGTTTTACTGTTAGATTAGATTTGGGTGTGATGATCAAAGGAATTATACAGTTATCCCTGTCTGATATATTCAGTGCTGAAAGTTCTCCTTTCGTTTCTGACCCatgacaatattttatttttgtcaaagAAAAGTATTGCCTATGATGACATGTATATAGATAGCCACGGAGATGCTAGTTTTATGACTAGTTTCGATGTTGATTATGGCATTGACTAGGACGGTCTGAGgcttatttttcatatttgtttgtttgtttgttttgtatATATGAAGGCAGATGATGTGTTTTTCGGAGATGAATACTCAAAATTTTTGAGTATTATGATTCTCATCTGAATAGGAAGATCTGATGCTTCTTTTTTAACATTGCTTTTTGCCTTATGGATGATGAGATAAGCAATTCACAGTTATCCCTGTCTGATACGTTATGATGAATGCTTGTGATCTGACATGTCTATCTTCATTATGATACGTCATACTAATTATGCCTGGAAACATACATTACTTGTTCAAGTTTGTTTTGATGCTGGGACTGTAATAATTTCATCAAATCCACTTTTAGCGTATGACAAATCTTTGATGGTGAAACATGACAAGCTTTGCTTAGAGTATATTTATTCAGATCGCAGCTCTCAGGTAGTGAACTGTTAAAACGGAATACATGAGTTCATTAACATTCTCACATAATCCACTTCTGAATGTTAGTGTTATACTGTTGGCAACATGTTTATGCGGCAAATATAACACAAAACTATACTTGTGTGACACTTTTTAAAACAGAAATATAAAACTTTGGTCCAATTATTACCACATAAATAGCAGGCAGGCTTAATTAAATCAGTCATAAGCATATGttttgtaaattaaataatgacatgtgGTGTTtgaatcaaaaaatttattataaaaagcATTCCAACGAGATGAATGGTGAGTTTTTCTCTCCATCTAGTTTGGTATGAGAAAGATGAATATAGTTTTACTGAAAATTATGAATTCCGTTGGAAAAAATcttatctaaaatatttttctaaatattgaATACGTATATATAAGAATTAAACCTTGTTGGAACAAATAAGGTTGTTCAATTGGAACAAATGTAGGTTAaagaattttaaatgaaatatactaatagtttttaattttattattagtcagtacacatttttattgatgttaaaatttatatatatttaattattttatttcttacttcataaaatatttattttaatttcttttcacttaaaactttttttaattaatttatcatcttttcacttttaagtatttttaaaaaattaggtgtatttttttgaaaataatttaaaagtgtcatttattttaatattttaatttttcatgttttatttgttaaatacaacacatttgaaatcaaatcaaaagaaaataaaatcaatagaaaaataaaaaagaaacgaTGAATATAGGTAACAAGATGTTTCATTACAAGGTAAAAGGATGTGTatccatttaatttaaatacaagataaagaaaataagaatatttttttaaaaaaaaataaaaatttaagtattgcaaaaaaaaaattaagaaaaaaattatttttaattaaaaaataattaaaaaaaagatatgacGGATGAGTGTGTACAATACAATCAACTTGGGTGATTAAAGGTGTCACTTCAGCACAAAAGTtgcacaaaaatataaaaaaaaatgaatttggaaGGTGGAAGGATAGAATCTTCGTCAAGTTTAAGTATGTAtgtcttttttttgaaaaaatcgtagaaagttattttttaaaaaaaataaactaggaAAAACTTATAAAAACCAAACTAAGTAACCATAGACACGAGGCCTCCACAAAATCAAGTAAACTAACTACAAGTATCCTTGACACTTGAGAGTTTTGCTAGACAGGTCTAATCTCTCAACTTTAACTAGGATAAAGCACTCCACCTATTCGTGGACTTTAGTTAAGTGTATAACTGTGGAAAagtctttttaatttatgaaaaaagttcttttttcaaatattaatataactGAGGCTTCTAGTGACTACTAGATGATTTTAGGTCTTTGCTCTTTAATTAGCTTTTACttaattaagtttaaaattaaaagatattgtAATAAATGCTCTATAAACATAACCTATACAAACACTACTATTAAATAGTtaagatcaaacaatacaatAACAAGGTTTTAGGTGTCTTTTggtgaaaaattaaagtatctcttcaaaaacatatttgtgaaagaaatatattaataaaactatatattgaggagatattataaaaataataataaaaaaaattaatcgaaCCGTACCATTACAAAAGAGAAACTgatataattgaattttaaaaagtctAATTTTGATTATACATTacaaattacccaaaaaattgagatggtataatttttaaaaaataagcgATCAAACCGTACTATTGGCCCTCCTACTAGATgatacacacatatacatactAACTTTCTACCTTCATTTTTTCCTCTACCCTTTTCTGTTTAAGGTCAgtacattatatataaattcaaattttaccAAACCATCATGACAATACATCTATTCATAATAGaagttcattttaaaaataatttaacactCAAAAGCACTCTAAAAATCGGATGCACACAAATTACCACTTGATATATCATTCTTTCAGTTTTAATGTTTGACTTGGTTGGATTAACTAAAAATAGCTTCTTATAAAAagtgtcattattttttaaacagattaaaagcaaaaaaaaaacctcAATAACCGAAACTCTTTTTGGCATGCAGCCCTTTTCAAAATAAACCAATTCTGAAAGTTTCACCTAAAACAGGtggtttaaaatttataaaaagcaTCTGCACCCCTCCCAAAAGCACTGTTTGGGTCAGTACACTCTACTCTCTACTGGCTTCAATATCTTTTTGGCAGCACAACCATATCCTCCCGCTTAAACTATAGCTATATATAATCCAGCGAGGGTGAGTAATTGCTGCATTGgatacaaaaatcaaaactaTTTAAGTAGTACCAATAATACAAGTAAAACATGAAAACAACAAgatattaaaaagagaaaatacataataaaaaaaacctttGAACTTGGCACCAATACTTactatttttaatgatattacGAATTTTGAGTAAATAAAGGTTCGAAGCTTAACCAATTTAGCTAATCCATAATTTACCCATATTTTTATGGGTTGAATACAGGTATCAacccatataaaaaataattcaccCAACCCATTAAAATATGGGCTCCTTTTGCCGGCACTACTCACAACTATGTAGCatctatgtttttttaataaagtataTTAGTTTCAAAATAACAGTAAATAACTCTTAGTGTAGTGACATAACACTCCCACTATTATCTTGGTTGTACCCCTTCTCTAATTTACAAAACACTTCGTCTAAACATTCACATTTACTATATTGGGATTCCAAATCACTTAAATCATTTAGAGAACTAGTATTAAACCTCTCGATAACAACCttaccttattttttttttaatgtgggTATGTTAGGATagatatgattaaaaataaggATATCCAAGACAAGGAGGGAGTGACTTCGGTGGAAGAGAAGATGCGAAAAACAAGTTTGAGATGATTCGGGCATGTGATAAGAAGATGCATGCATGCCCAGTGCGGAGATGTAATATGGTTGGTTGTGGATGGATTCAGGAGAGTTAGAGATGGACCAAAGAAGTATTAGAGAAAGGGTATTAGATAGGACATGGTGTAGTGCAACTCACTCAGGACATTACCTTAGATACAAAAGTGTGGATGATATGAATTAGGGTAGAAGATTAATAAGTAGGAGTGCTTTGTCTTGTAGCTCTTATTAGTAGTCATAGGACTACTCTTCTAGTGTCTTGTTTTTCGATTTCTGTTACTATCTATTATCTGATGTAGTTCATTTGTTGTAGTATTGCTCTATTTTTGACTAACCAGAACTCTACCCTATAAAACAATGTCAACCCAACCACCACTCAATAGAATTTATCTTTCGTCCATGGAAGTTTATTTGGACGACTAATGCTCCTCAGAAGGTTATGCATTTCACCTGGTTGGTAgctaaaaagataaatttgacTCAAGAAAGATTGAGAAGAAGAGGATTCCATTTATGTTCCATATGTTGGTTATGTGAGTCTAACACATAGATTAATAGCCAATTGTTTCTTCATTGTTCATTAACTTATCAGAATACCATTAAACACTGGATCTTCTTAAGAGCTGAAATAGTTTGAGAGTTATAGTTAGACAGAAGAAATGGCAGAAATTGGTTTCTGCCTTTATATGGTTGACAGTTTCGATTCCTTTTGGTATACCCTTGCAAATACGACCTGTTCGATCTTGTTTATGAATGAAAGATTTTATTTGATAGAAAAACAGATAAAATTATGAAGTTAACTAATAATAGGTCCAACGTTTTGACCAAATATTTTTCGGTACATACTATGGTGATCAAAAAACTTTTTCATTGAAATAttagtaatgcattcatcactTAAAAGTTTATAATGCATTTTTGCAGGATGATTTACATGAATGAAGTTTATATGCAATTGCCTGAGGGATTTCCAAGTCAGGGGGACTCAGTTGTATGCAACTAGAAAAGTCCCTATATGGTCTTAAGCAAGCAAGTAGGCAATGGAATTTGAAGCTATGTTAGGCACTTTTTCGTTCAGCTTTTATTCAAAGTAGTTTGGATCATTCTTTATTCATCAAGAGACAATGTTCAGATATAGTAGTGATATTggtttatgtggatgacatgtTGGTCACAAGAAGTAACATGGTTCTCATTGAACAAACAAAAGCTTCTTTACACGAGGCTTTTAAGATCAAAGACATTGCTGAGTTGGAATTCTTTCTTGGAATGGAGTTTAGCAGATCACAAAAAGGGATTCTGATAAATCAGAGAAAATATGCACTAGAAATCATCTCACACTTGGGGCTAGGAAGTGCTAAACCAGTTTGAACACCACTTGAGGCAAACATGAGACTTACTACACAAGAATTGAATGAATCAATAGGAAGAGCAGATGatgagttttttgaaaacatagAGCAGTATCAAAGCTTGGTAGGAAAAATGTTATATCTCACATTAACTAGATCAGATATAGCTTTTTCAGTTCAAACACTTGGTCAGTTCCTACAGCAGTTAAAAAAATCACACTGGGAGGCGGCAATCAGGGAGATGAGATATGTTAAAAGAGAACCAGAACTTGGGATCTTGTTGAGCATCCATAAAACAAATAAGTTGAGTGTTTTTTGTGATGCAGACTGGGCATCATGCCCTAACACAAGAAGGTCAGTCTCAGGTTTTTTAGTCAAGCATACTGATTCCTTAATATCATGGAAATCCAAGAAGCAAAATGTGGTCTCCAGAAGCTCGGCAGAGGCAGAGTATACGAGTATGGCAAATCCAGTGTCAAGAGGTAGTATGGGTGACTGTGTTGATGAAAGAGTTAGGGAGTGAAATAACTGATCAGTCATGATCTTTAGTGATAACAGAGCAGCACAACAGATAGCAGCCAATCCTCTGTTTCATGAGAGaacaaaacacatagaaattgATTGTCATTTCATAAGGGAGAAAATACAAGAAGGTATAGTGAGGTCAGTGCATGTGACCTCTAAGGAACAACTTGCAGATATATTGACCAAGGGACTGCCCAGAATACAACATGAATATTTGGTTGGCAAGCTAGGTGTGTTGAATGTTTTTGCACCCACTAGCTTGAGGAGTAATGAAATAGGGATAACTTGATAATGATGTGTAAGAAGGGTATTTGAGTAATAAGCAAGCCGAGTTTATTAGTATAGTTAGTTAGAAATGTAGTTaccttatcaaaaaaaaaaaatacagttAGAAATGTCGAGTTCACTGGTGTATATATATGCATCAGATTCATTGTATTGAGTCAGTTTTTTGTATCCAATAATAAGATCGAACacatttcttctttcttcttcactgtCTATCCTTCAATGGACGCTGTGTAAATTTGACAATTAGGGCATATTTGTATTCCATAAGCCAAAAGTGTTCCATCTTTCAAGGGTCaaaatttactattattaaagTCGAAACCCGGTTAGAACAACGGAAGGTGACTTAGAACACTTCCAGTCATGATGGGGTTTGCACGAGGGATCAACCTTTAGTTTGTTACTATTTGCCCAAGTGATGGACGAATTCAGATGACACATTCAAAGGCAGGTGTTGTAACGTAAGCTATTCACATATGACATAGTACCAAATGATTAgaaacaagttggagttaaccATAAGCTGGAAGTTTAGCGACATGCTCTAGAGTCAAAAGGTTTCAGGTTAAGCAGAACTAAAATAAAGCACCTGAAGTTCAAGTTCAGTGACGTGATGCATTAGACAGAGGTGGAAGTGAAGAACGATACGCGATTCATACCATGAAAAGAAGTTTCAAGTATCTTGAGTCCATAATCTAGGGAGATGGTGAGATTGATGATGATGTCGCACATCGTATTGGAGCAGGGTGGGTGAAATAAAGGCTCGCATCCGAGGTGTTGTGCAATAAGAATGCATCGCCAAGGCTTAGtggttaaaaaaagaatttaaaaaaattggtattAGGTATTGAGAAAACTAGGGCTGTGCTGCAACTATATTTGTAGACAAAAATCACCACAACCAAACAGAAGCCTAGAACTCATTCATGGTATCCTATCACTTCTATCAAATCCAATAAAGAAAATTCCTCCTCTAAGAAACATTCTTTATACTAAAAGTGGAACAAAAATAAGCACTTTATCTTAATATCCTGCTGCTTCTTACTTTTCATCTCTTCTTGAGAAGAGGGTCTAACTGAAACAGTCCCTACCTTGCGGGAtatactgggtatgttgttgatTGTTGCTATTATAGGTAAAAAGTTGTTATAGAggtaaaatataacataaaagatAGGTTCCTAGAAAAAAATGGCTTTTATAGTGAAGTGTTTTTATACAAGGATGATGTATAGAGAGGTCTGTTCTTTAATCTAATATGACTTAATTACTTCCACTTCACCTTCTTATAACAATTTGAACTAAGACATTGAAATTGATAATCAAACAAGCTCAG encodes the following:
- the LOC138347718 gene encoding secreted RxLR effector protein 161-like; amino-acid sequence: MRLTTQELNESIGRADDEFFENIEQYQSLVGKMLYLTLTRSDIAFSVQTLGQFLQQLKKSHWEAAIREMRYVKREPELGILLSIHKTNKLSVFCDADWASCPNTRRSVSGFLVKHTDSLISWKSKKQNVVSRSSAEAEYTSMANPVSRGSMGDCVDERVRE